In one Pristiophorus japonicus isolate sPriJap1 unplaced genomic scaffold, sPriJap1.hap1 HAP1_SCAFFOLD_709, whole genome shotgun sequence genomic region, the following are encoded:
- the LOC139256307 gene encoding zinc finger protein ZFP2-like, with the protein MEKPWECGDCGKAFNYPSQLEIHRRSHTGERPFTCSVCGKGFTVSSRLLTHQRVHTGQGPFICSECGKGFTLKSNLLSHQRVHTGERPFTCSMCGKEFTQSSHLLTHQRIHAGEGLFTCSECGKSFAQSSRLLAHQRVHTGERPFTCSICGAGFHRSSHLLAHERVHSGERPFTCSVCGKGFTQSSNLLKHQRVHTGERPFTCSVCGEGFIQSSNLLTHERIHTGERPFTCSVCREGFTQSSHPLTHQRVHTGERPFTCSVCGEGFARSYTLITHQRVHTGERPFTCSVCGEGFTQSSNLLRHQRVHKCLQGLDSAVMPN; encoded by the coding sequence atggagaaaccgtgggaatgtggggactgtgggaaggcattcaattacccatcccagctggaaattcatcggcgcagtcacaccggggagaggccgttcacctgttctgtgtgtggaaagggattcactgtgtcatcccgccttctaactcaccagcgagttcacactgggcaggGGCCAtttatctgctctgagtgtgggaagggattcactttgaAATCTAACCTGCtttcacatcagcgagttcacacgggagagaggccgttcacctgctccatgtgtgggaaggaattcactcagtcatcccacctgctgacacaccaaagaATACACGCTGGGGAGGGGctgtttacctgctctgagtgtgggaagagtttCGCTCAGTCATCccgcctgctggcacaccagcgagttcacactggggagaggccgtttacctgctccatCTGTGGGGCGGGATTccatcggtcatcccacctgctggcacatgagcgagttcactctggggagaggccattcacctgctctgtgtgtgggaagggattcactcagtcatccaacctgctgaaacaccagcgagttcacactggggaaaggccattcacctgctccgtgtgtggggaggGCTTCATTCAGTCATCGAACCTGCTGACACatgagcgaattcacactggggagaggccgttcacctgctcagtgtgtagggagggattcactcagtcatcccacccgctgacacaccagcgagttcacactggggagaggccgttcacctgctcagtgtgtggtgaGGGATTCGCTCGGTCATACACCCTgataacacaccagcgagttcacactggggagaggccgttcacctgctctgtgtgtggggagggattcactcagtcgtccaacctgctgagacatcagcgagttcacaagtgcctgcagggtttggattctgctgttatgccAAACTGA